CTAGGGTTTTACCAagataaaattaaaattcaaaaaactCCATGGAAAGTGCCTACATTCTCTAAGTACAATATTGTCCAATTAGCTCCCGGTAAGGATCACATACTTTTCTTAGATGAAGAGGGTATGGTGTTCGCCTGGGGTAACGGTCAGCAAAACCAATTAGGAAGAAAAGTTATGGAAAGGTTCCGTTTAAAGACTTTGGATCCCAGACCATTTGGGTTAAGACATGTAAAATACATCGCATCTGGCGAAAACCATTGCTTTGCTTTAACAAAAGACAACAAGTTAGTAAGCTGGGGGTTGAATCAGTTTGGTCAATGTGGTGTTTCAGAGGATGTGGAAGACGGTGCGCTTGTTACAAAGCCAAAAAGACTAGCGCTACCTGATAACGTTGTTATCAGAAGCATTGCTGCTGGTGAACATCACTCATTGATCCTATCCCAAGATGGCGATTTGTATTCGTGTGGTAGACTAGACATGTTTGAAGTTGGTATCCCAAAAGACAATTTACCCGAATATACTTACAAAGATGTTCATGGAAAAGCACGTGCCGTGCCACTTCCAACTAAGTTGAATAATGTTCCGAAGTTCAAAAGCGTTGCGGCGGGGTCTCACCATTCAGTCGCGGTAGCTCAAAATGGCATTGCCTATTCTTGGGGTTTTGGTGAAACCTACGCCGTTGGATTAGGCCCTTTTGAGGACGACACTGAAGTTCCAACCAGAATCAAGAATACTGCTACACAGGATCATAACATCATTTTAGTCGGGTGTGGAGGCCAATTTTCCGTGTCTGGTGGTGTTAAGCTGTCTGATGAGGACGCAGAAAAGAGAGCGGATGAAATGGATGATTAAGGTAGTAGTACAAAgataaataaaagaaaatcgaCATAATGCACCTCAGTATaaattgtaaaatataacataaatcaaagaaaaacgaGAAAACGATATGATTATCCGATACCGACAAATTCTcatgtttatttttttttttttttttttttttttttaatttttcttgggCCTTTACATTGAGTACAGGGGCATAAGTGCGAGGAGTTACCAGACGACAACTAGCAGGCGGATGAAATCAACACTGAGTAAGTATTATGTAATCCATCCGCTCGTCCAGCCCTTCAGgttct
This sequence is a window from Saccharomyces cerevisiae S288C chromosome VII, complete sequence. Protein-coding genes within it:
- the SRM1 gene encoding Ran guanyl-nucleotide exchange factor (Nucleotide exchange factor for Gsp1p; localizes to the nucleus, required for nucleocytoplasmic trafficking of macromolecules; suppressor of the pheromone response pathway; potentially phosphorylated by Cdc28p; human homolog of the RAN GEF, RCC1, can complement a temperature sensitive point mutant); translated protein: MVKRTVATNGDASGAHRAKKMSKTHASHIINAQEDYKHMYLSVQPLDIFCWGTGSMCELGLGPLAKNKEVKRPRLNPFLPRDEAKIISFAVGGMHTLALDEESNVWSWGCNDVGALGRDTSNAKEQLKDMDADDSSDDEDGDLNELESTPAKIPRESFPPLAEGHKVVQLAATDNMSCALFSNGEVYAWGTFRCNEGILGFYQDKIKIQKTPWKVPTFSKYNIVQLAPGKDHILFLDEEGMVFAWGNGQQNQLGRKVMERFRLKTLDPRPFGLRHVKYIASGENHCFALTKDNKLVSWGLNQFGQCGVSEDVEDGALVTKPKRLALPDNVVIRSIAAGEHHSLILSQDGDLYSCGRLDMFEVGIPKDNLPEYTYKDVHGKARAVPLPTKLNNVPKFKSVAAGSHHSVAVAQNGIAYSWGFGETYAVGLGPFEDDTEVPTRIKNTATQDHNIILVGCGGQFSVSGGVKLSDEDAEKRADEMDD